A region from the Solibacillus sp. FSL H8-0523 genome encodes:
- the cbpA gene encoding cyclic di-AMP binding protein CbpA, translating into MLVKQRIVKKKDVSYVKESDTISHVLGQLNDNGFRCIPVLDDNGGKFIGNIYKVEVLEYKLKDGDMKQPVKNLAEEGDAFVHENSSFFEVFHSIKQLPYLAVTDTKGNFAGILPHSKVFELLEEAWGYRTGSCAVTIALPDTDGILIKVLTAVKKVWPLHCVFSLDDDTTYLRRVVITLTKGAKQATVDELEQAMVKQGARIIDIEVFDKENF; encoded by the coding sequence ATGTTAGTGAAACAAAGAATTGTTAAGAAGAAAGACGTTAGTTATGTTAAGGAATCGGATACAATTTCTCACGTACTTGGTCAGTTAAATGACAATGGCTTCCGTTGTATTCCGGTGTTAGATGACAACGGCGGAAAATTTATTGGCAATATTTATAAAGTAGAAGTACTAGAGTACAAGCTTAAAGACGGCGATATGAAGCAGCCGGTGAAAAATTTAGCTGAAGAGGGCGATGCATTCGTTCACGAAAACAGCTCATTTTTCGAGGTGTTCCATTCAATTAAGCAATTACCTTATTTAGCGGTTACCGATACAAAAGGCAACTTTGCAGGCATTCTCCCGCACTCTAAGGTGTTTGAATTACTAGAAGAGGCGTGGGGCTATCGAACAGGCAGCTGTGCAGTGACAATTGCGCTACCAGATACAGATGGCATTTTAATCAAAGTGCTAACAGCTGTGAAAAAGGTATGGCCATTACACTGTGTGTTCTCATTAGACGACGACACTACATACTTACGTCGCGTAGTTATTACCCTGACAAAAGGCGCGAAACAAGCAACTGTCGACGAATTAGAGCAAGCAATGGTTAAGCAAGGTGCACGTATTATTGATATCGAAGTGTTTGATAAAGAAAACTTCTAA
- a CDS encoding cytochrome c biogenesis protein CcdA, with the protein MNTDLNVFLAFGAGFLSFISPCTLPLYPAFLSYITGMTLDELKSERGMMQKRAVLHTLFFLLGFSIIFIAIGFGTTLAQEFFWQYQDLMRQIGAILIVVFGLMIVGLLQVDFLMKDRKFQFKNRPSGYVGSVFIGLAFAAGWTPCTGPILMSIIALGGTNPDSAIWYMLAYYLGFAIPFFTLSFFISRMQWIRKHSQKIVKVGGYIMIAVGILLFFDGLTYIITIFSSIFGGFTGF; encoded by the coding sequence ATGAATACAGATTTAAATGTCTTCTTAGCGTTTGGTGCTGGATTTTTAAGCTTTATATCGCCCTGCACCTTACCGCTTTATCCTGCGTTTTTGTCGTATATAACCGGCATGACGTTAGACGAGCTTAAAAGCGAACGAGGAATGATGCAAAAACGCGCAGTATTACATACATTATTTTTCCTGCTTGGCTTTTCAATCATATTTATTGCAATCGGCTTTGGCACAACACTTGCACAAGAGTTTTTCTGGCAATACCAGGACCTTATGCGCCAAATTGGAGCGATATTGATCGTCGTATTTGGTCTCATGATCGTAGGGTTATTACAGGTAGATTTTCTTATGAAGGACCGAAAATTCCAATTTAAAAACCGTCCGTCTGGCTACGTTGGCTCGGTGTTTATTGGTTTAGCATTTGCAGCAGGCTGGACACCATGTACAGGACCTATTTTAATGTCGATTATCGCACTAGGCGGTACCAATCCTGATTCAGCGATTTGGTATATGCTTGCATATTATTTAGGCTTTGCGATTCCGTTCTTTACACTCTCATTCTTCATTTCTCGTATGCAATGGATTCGTAAGCACAGCCAAAAAATCGTGAAAGTCGGCGGATATATTATGATTGCTGTCGGAATTTTATTATTCTTTGATGGGCTCACATATATCATCACCATTTTCTCATCGATTTTCGGTGGTTTTACTGGATTCTAA
- a CDS encoding response regulator, translated as MPTVLVVDDALFMRVAIGNMLKEWGFEIVGEAENGKEAIALYDQLKPDLVTMDVTMPVMTGIDAVKTIVDKDPDAKVIMITALGQQKKIKAAIESGAKDFITKPFQPEQLKEVAFNILNLTY; from the coding sequence ATGCCAACAGTTTTAGTTGTAGATGATGCGTTATTTATGCGTGTTGCGATCGGTAATATGTTAAAAGAATGGGGATTTGAAATCGTCGGTGAGGCGGAGAATGGTAAAGAGGCAATCGCACTTTATGACCAATTGAAGCCGGATCTTGTGACGATGGATGTCACGATGCCAGTTATGACGGGCATTGATGCCGTTAAAACGATCGTTGATAAAGACCCTGACGCAAAGGTGATTATGATTACAGCACTTGGGCAGCAAAAGAAAATCAAGGCTGCCATAGAAAGTGGAGCGAAAGACTTTATTACAAAACCTTTTCAACCCGAACAATTAAAAGAAGTAGCATTTAACATCCTCAATTTAACGTATTAA
- a CDS encoding cytochrome c biogenesis protein CcdC yields the protein MFDNIPSHYLIIGTTIMAAFMGTFALFVRLRAQKKPVSAKKILIPPFAMSTGALMFIFEEFRVAPLQIVEAVALGLVFSVILIATSKFEVRESAIYMKQSKAFPFILVGLLVFRIILKTLFADSLDVGELAGMFFILAFSMLLPWRIGMLIKFKKLQKSQIIS from the coding sequence ATGTTTGACAATATCCCTTCTCACTATTTAATAATTGGTACGACGATTATGGCCGCATTCATGGGAACCTTCGCACTCTTCGTTCGCTTACGTGCCCAAAAGAAACCTGTAAGTGCGAAAAAAATTCTCATTCCACCATTTGCGATGTCAACAGGTGCATTAATGTTTATTTTTGAGGAATTCCGCGTAGCGCCCTTGCAAATAGTAGAGGCAGTCGCACTAGGCTTAGTGTTTTCTGTCATCTTAATTGCCACGTCGAAATTTGAAGTACGTGAGTCGGCAATTTATATGAAACAATCCAAGGCGTTTCCTTTTATATTAGTGGGATTATTAGTTTTCCGTATTATTTTGAAAACGCTATTTGCCGATAGCTTAGATGTCGGAGAATTAGCAGGTATGTTCTTTATTTTAGCGTTTTCCATGCTACTACCATGGCGTATTGGCATGCTCATTAAATTCAAAAAGCTTCAAAAATCACAAATTATTTCATGA
- a CDS encoding DUF2621 domain-containing protein, with protein sequence MGLDGWFLWFILFWVVALVGIMGIGGFFMFRKFLKSLPKQDGKSDLDWQNIYLDKTIHLWGDEEKALLAELVTPVPELFRQVAKEKIAGKIGEIALDEHATKINTDLIIRGYIIASPKRDHKFLRKKLKQMHIDTTPYDHLFEA encoded by the coding sequence GTGGGCTTAGATGGCTGGTTTTTATGGTTTATTTTATTTTGGGTTGTAGCATTAGTTGGCATAATGGGCATTGGCGGCTTCTTTATGTTCCGCAAGTTTTTAAAATCGCTTCCAAAGCAAGACGGGAAATCAGATTTAGATTGGCAAAACATCTACTTAGATAAAACAATTCATCTATGGGGCGATGAGGAAAAGGCGTTACTTGCAGAACTCGTAACCCCAGTGCCAGAGCTGTTTCGTCAAGTAGCGAAGGAAAAGATTGCGGGGAAAATCGGAGAAATTGCACTGGACGAGCATGCTACGAAAATTAATACGGACTTAATTATTCGCGGCTATATTATTGCCTCGCCTAAGCGTGACCATAAGTTTTTACGCAAAAAATTAAAACAAATGCACATCGATACAACACCATACGATCATTTATTTGAAGCTTAA
- a CDS encoding DUF1659 domain-containing protein, with amino-acid sequence MNDFGFLSSTITVYFETGVDANDDLIIGSSTYRNVSSNVTAAQIQAVATALVGLTDYTYLETVKTTKDLVVA; translated from the coding sequence ATGAACGATTTCGGATTCTTAAGTTCGACAATCACGGTGTATTTCGAAACGGGTGTTGATGCCAATGATGATTTAATCATCGGGAGCTCAACGTACCGTAACGTTTCGAGTAATGTAACGGCTGCACAGATTCAAGCAGTTGCAACAGCACTTGTTGGTTTAACGGACTACACGTATTTAGAGACGGTGAAAACGACAAAAGATTTAGTAGTGGCTTAA
- a CDS encoding DUF2922 domain-containing protein: protein MTQVLQLVFANVEGKTMTLNVKNPKPNLTEAEVNAAVQTIADQGIFSHEGLVFNVKKSAKIVERNVTQFELNA, encoded by the coding sequence ATGACACAGGTATTACAACTAGTGTTTGCAAATGTCGAAGGAAAGACGATGACATTGAATGTGAAAAATCCAAAGCCGAACTTAACGGAGGCAGAGGTAAACGCAGCGGTGCAGACGATTGCCGATCAAGGTATCTTTTCACATGAAGGGTTAGTGTTCAATGTGAAAAAGTCAGCGAAAATCGTGGAGCGTAATGTGACGCAATTCGAACTAAATGCATAA
- a CDS encoding YvrJ family protein codes for MEQWIALVQEVTFPIFITFYLLYRIESKLEAIHTALVSLNPPDKLT; via the coding sequence ATGGAACAGTGGATTGCGCTTGTCCAAGAGGTGACGTTTCCAATCTTTATCACATTTTATTTGTTATATCGTATTGAATCGAAGCTTGAGGCCATTCATACGGCACTTGTTTCGTTGAATCCACCAGACAAACTAACGTGA